The following coding sequences lie in one Syngnathus scovelli strain Florida chromosome 1, RoL_Ssco_1.2, whole genome shotgun sequence genomic window:
- the LOC125970453 gene encoding NACHT, LRR and PYD domains-containing protein 3 isoform X3 translates to MALDMNIKDLLLKTLEDLRQEDFKKFKFYTDLPESVKENADRTDITARLMNKHGKNAGEKTIQILENNNNNNLAQKLRNDLAKITGSISSVDNKQIGKFKRELQENLRKSYLTVPEGNTGHSRQEPLENVYTELNISRGVAGLPDKQHEVLQMEMCGVAEEESIQPCDIFESQEPLRTMLTVGFAGIGKTFLVRKFVLDWASGGTNTDVDFIFPFAFRKLNLEEGRSFSLAELIRLFVWESKAIKMLDLILVSLQESANRHYQSSEIKILFVLDGLDESRLKLDLSDERKVDPDVTGAYPVEVLLAHLIKGNLLPCARVWITTRPQAAHDIPPRLVDGRTEVKGFSGSQRLDYFRKKFPAEEDVIKHIQKSRTVFIMCHLPIFCWLTATVLQDCRDARKELPKTLTEMYTEFLLYHLDKSKERDSRKSTAYVKALAKLAFQHLMKKQQIFYEKDLRESGLDDPQGAKDSGVFTVVFKEVPPLKKYQRKMFQFIHLTVQEYLAALYVMMSLFQDNKNVLDDSGWTRLLWKSKSLAGVHKAAIRKASESEGNLDLFLRFLLGLSLQCNQDLLGELLKVPENYRHSKAETVRLIKRRIERNSPEENINLFYCLNELKDESLLEQIQQYLKGGELSTEDLPPAMWSALVFFLQASDEAMSCFKLRKYAPSEKGLRMLLPVVKASQKSVLVRCRLRKKSCEALASVLSSSRTLSHLDLSRNYLRDNGLEALAAGLAKPQCTLRVLRLQKCQLSKKSCEALASVLSSSRTLSHLDLSLNDLHDDGLEALAAVLAKPQCTLQVLRLEYCGLREKSCEALASVLSSSRTLSHLDLTWNNLHDDGLEALAAGLAKPQCTLQVLGLVRCKLSKKSCEALASVLSSSRTLSHLALSWNDLHDDGLEALAAGLAKPQCTLQVLRLVRCGIGTRGCVSLAKALRSNPSQPQQLNLWTNPIDEKGMRALEEVQMDSRCSLTIEWLPDALPLTPFLDPWGGF, encoded by the exons ATGGCTCTGGATATGAACATCAAGGACCTGCTGTTGAAAACGCTGGAAGACCTGAGGCAGGAGGACTTCAAGAAGTTCAAGTTTTATACGGACCTGCCCGAGAGCGTCAAGGAAAACGCAGACCGGACTGACATCACTGCACGGCTGATGAACAAGCACGGCAAGAACGCGGGGGAGAAGACCATCCAGATTCtggagaacaacaacaacaacaacctggcCCAGAAGCTGCGCAACGACCTGGCGAAAATCACAG GTAGCATCTCCTCAGTGGATAACAAGCAGATCGGCAAATTCAAGCGGGAGCTGCAAGAGAACCTGCGGAAGAGCTACCTCACTGTTCCCGAGGGCAACACGGGGCACAGCCGGCAGGAGCCTCTGGAGAACGTCTACACCGAGCTCAACATTAGCCGCGGCGTCGCCGGTCTCCCCGACAAGCAGCACGAGGTCCTTCAGATGGAGATGTGCGGCGTGGCCGAGGAGGAGTCCATCCAGCCGTGCGACATCTTCGAAAGCCAGGAGCCCCTTCGCACGATGCTCACCGTGGGCTTCGCGGGCATCGGCAAGACTTTCCTGGTGCGCAAGTTTGTCCTGGACTGGGCCAGCGGGGGAACCAACACAGACGTGGACTTCATCTTTCCCTTCGCCTTCCGCAAGTTGAACTTGGAGGAGGGCAGAAGCTTTTCGCTGGCGGAGCTCATCCGACTCTTTGTCTGGGAGAGCAAGGCCATCAAGATGCTGGACCTCATCTTGGTCAGTCTGCAAGAGTCGGCCAACCGCCACTACCAGTCCAGCGAGATCAAGATTTTGTttgtcctggacggcctggacgaGTCCCGCCTCAAACTGGACCTGAGCGACGAGCGCAAGGTGGACCCGGACGTGACCGGAGCCTACCCCGTGGAGGTGCTCCTGGCGCATCTCATCAAGGGGAACCTGCTTCCCTGCGCCCGGGTTTGGATCACCACGCGGCCCCAGGCGGCCCACGACATCCCGCCGCGCCTGGTGGACGGCAGAACCGAGGTGAAAGGCTTCAGCGGCTCCCAGAGGCTGGACTACTTCAGGAAGAAGTTTCCCGCCGAGGAGGACGTCATCAAGCACATCCAAAAGTCCCGCACCGTTTTCATCATGTGCCACTTGCCCATCTTCTGCTGGCTCACCGCCACCGTTCTCCAAGACTGTCGGGATGCCAGAAAGGAGCTGCCCAAAACCCTGACCGAGATGTACACAGAGTTCCTGCTCTATCACCTGGACAAGTCCAAGGAGCGAGACAGCCGGAAGAGCACGGCGTACGTCAAAGCGCTGGCCAAGCTGGCTTTTCAGCACCTGATGAAAAAGCAACAGATCTTCTACGAGAAAGACTTGCGGGAAAGCGGCTTGGATGACCCGCAGGGCGCCAAAGACTCGGGAGTCTTCACCGTGGTCTTCAAGGAGGTACCCCCGCTCAAGAAATACCAACGCAAGATGTTTCAGTTCATCCACCTGACCGTCCAGGAATATCTGGCCGCTCTCTACGTGATGATGAGCCTGTTCCAGGACAACAAGAACGTGCTGGACGATTCCGGGTGGACGCGGTTGCTTTGGAAGTCGAAGTCGCTCGCTGGAGTCCATAAGGCGGCCATCCGCAAAGCCTCTGAGAGTGAGGGAAACCTGGACTTGTTCCTCCGCTTCCTGCTGGGCCTCTCCTTGCAGTGCAACCAGGATCTCCTGGGTGAGCTGCTGAAGGTTCCCGAGAACTACAGACACAGCAAGGCAGAAACGGTCCGCTTGATCAAGCGACGGATCGAGCGGAATTCTCCCGAGGAGAACATCAACTTGTTCTACTGCCTGAACGAGCTGAAGGACGAGTCCCTGCTGGAGCAGATCCAACAATACCTAAAAGGGGGGGAATTGTCCACGGAGGACCTACCTCCGGCCATGTGGTCGGCCCTGGTCTTCTTCTTGCAGGCTTCCGACGAAGCCATGAGCTGCTTCAAACTCCGGAAATACGCTCCGTCCGAGAAGGGGCTCCGGATGCTGCTGCCGGTGGTCAAGGCTTCTCAAAAATCCGT GCTCGTGCGCTGCCGGCTGAGGAAGAAAAGCTGCGAGGCGCTGGCCTCCGTTCTAAGCTCGTCCCGCACCCTGAGCCATCTGGATCTCAGCCGGAACTACTTGCGCGACAACGGGCTGGAGGCGCTCGCCGCCGGACTGGCAAAGCCGCAGTGCACCTTGCGAGTTCTCAG GCTCCAGAAATGCCAGCTGAGCAAGAAAAGCTGCGAGGCGCTGGCCTCCGTTCTAAGCTCGTCCCGCACCCTGAGCCATCTGGATCTCAGCTTGAACGACTTGCACgacgacgggctggaggcgctcGCCGCCGTACTGGCAAAGCCGCAGTGCACCTTGCAAGTTCTCAG GCTCGAATACTGCGGCCTGAGGGAGAAAAGCTGCGAGGCGCTGGCCTCCGTTCTAAGCTCGTCCCGCACCCTGAGCCATCTGGATCTCACCTGGAACAACTTGCACgacgacgggctggaggcgctcGCCGCCGGACTGGCAAAGCCGCAGTGCACCTTGCAAGTTCTCGG GCTCGTGCGCTGCAAGCTGAGCAAGAAAAGCTGCGAGGCGCTGGCCTCCGTTCTAAGCTCGTCCCGCACCCTGAGCCATCTGGCTCTCAGCTGGAACGACTTGCATgacgacgggctggaggcgctcGCCGCCGGACTGGCAAAGCCGCAGTGCACATTGCAAGTTCTCAG GCTGGTGAGGTGCGGGATTGGCACGCGAGGATGCGTCTCACTGGCCAAGGCTCTCCGGTCCAACCCCTCCCAGCCCCAACAGCTGAACCTCTGGACCAATCCCATCGATGAGAAAGGAATGCGGGCCTTGGAGGAGGTCCAAATGGATTCTCGCTGCAGTCTGACGATCGAGTG GCTGCCTGATGCGTTGCCATTGACGCCATTCTTGGATCCTTGGGGAGGGTTCTGA